The following are encoded in a window of Osmia bicornis bicornis chromosome 15, iOsmBic2.1, whole genome shotgun sequence genomic DNA:
- the LOC114878734 gene encoding uncharacterized protein LOC114878734 — MYHPNILKNYTLSQCTLEKLNIIKDKLKEDTLNSDPLWETVIGKKGEEKEENEEEEDTSQETSTDKEEIVNESNVDNNSILSKTIDQFPSTQFYFTQVDINLEKEAKEESIQQKYDITECLLEGLEQPNGKLDLSQLENLTDKELLEAVCDLEKKLSTLGTYNLYCSLNNVTLEQQIKYGTVFHSHLLLPKIIALEEPSRLLISVISEYVKKYPNDVKELIFIPLLNVDLKDITIVNAIINAFEPERNITLLMEYLSHVKELKLWHLSILHNLISTKTDTTTNDKLIQLLSKRAFDFARNKDFGKLILSFVKMNVHFSEQQKQLLREMANINQTLFKKPIQNMLNAT; from the exons ATGTATCAtccaaatattttaaagaattataCACTATCACAGTGTACTCtggaaaaattaaacataattaaagataaattaaaagaagataCATTGAATAGCGATCCTTTGTGGGAAACTGTAATAGGAAAG aaaggggaagaaaaagaagaaaatgaagaagaggaagataCATCTCAAGAAACAAGTAcagataaagaagaaattgtaaatgaaaGCAATGTAGATAATAATAGCATTTTGTCTAAGACAATTGATCAATTCCCATCTACTCAGTTTTATTTTACACAAGTTGATATAAATCTTGAGAAAGAAGCTAAGGAAGAATCTATACAACAAAAATATGATATCACAGAATGTCTGTTGGAAGGATTAGAGCAACCTAATggaaaattagatttaagtcaattagaaaatttaacagACAAGGAATTATTAGAAGCGGTCTGTGATTTAGAAAAGAAACTAAGTACATTAGGGACATACAATCTGTACTGTTCTCTGAATAATGTAACTTTGGAACAACAAATCAAATATGGAACAGTTTTTCATAGCCATTTGTTATTACCAAag ATAATTGCCTTAGAAGAGCCTTCAAGATTGCTAATATCTGTTATCAGTGAGTATGTTAAAAAGTATCCAAATGATGTTAAAGAGTTGATTTTTATTCCTCTGTTAAATGTTGACTTAAAAGATATAACAATTGTCAATGCTATCATAAATGCCTTTGAAccagaaagaaatattactCTCCTTAT GGAATATCTGTCACATGTGAAAGAACTTAAATTATGGCATCTTTCTATATTACATAATCTAATATCAACCAAAACAGACACCACCACAAATGACAAActtattcaattattatcaaaaAGAGCATTTGATTTTGCGCGAAACAAAGATTTTGGAAAGCTTATATTATCATTTGTAAAAATGAACGTACATTTTTCAGAGCAACAAAAGCAGTTGTTAAGGGAAATGGCCAATATCAACCAgacattatttaaaaaacctATACAAAATATGTTAAATGCTACATAG
- the LOC114878728 gene encoding focadhesin, which yields MDEVDYKLDSGNPVLISHAISKLFDSIKKKKNDQQTDHVSKTAEFKLLLTKRDSGDTVLSISACQGLIALVENGLWDISEALSTFTSSLSSIRNYTVAATALSRLLILDLKYDKENKIMYPFTLHVPQHPFIMILTRDKRSWQTVLNQMMFIMNHPDPRVKESCIEMLRPVFLYILCNPSVDSVDCCMQQAWQLLIKSKHSIHLQTEILLWLCTAETYSCINANYRFLELSEKALLEKNKEYCTALLPMMASMIIQLLKQGSDPKPNFDAMSSIINYCDNRIGDLALVLMAEIIVSCPAIYLYNAMQMCVLITSKLCCSDIFLNVLLASILKWMAYPSVLCSDALDVARDLIQTMFAKAKPTENNGTIFSSRIFTIFTYSDSHIQFYTEIIRCLSVWKVNDVISWLKSMLNVPFDLKDKCKLLISGLLLQTHEPQVTEFCCNVLIDVAKDKKDFGSHVLSLILHKLTKSRSSLESKYLLLAVPELVITKGNIPIITHTLDTLLNGGKQLKYFTIELYLRTLRKEPRCHRFVSTAIIRMIKSDPTWCSDATCTRAMKYVCENYPEHGEKLVPLISQILNRSTNMNGGTASALALKCISALCKGSITDICSTWKVLAPKMEKEKRPIVLESLCEMFGDITSYPSSQHAEEYDALINNVVSKLWQYTLHNDIKVIEAAFKALASYRLEQIPLKALPAEFRKDLVLPAAYAKTPIDAARKPEDVLPYIPATCWIQMLQRVNKMALTSAGNLLVSLITEEVNGFRSGIYVWPKGDPNNFKYLPEKSVIRGVGEYLRRCDKSDSSNHRIIIECLRIFAYKYPKPLPNINWSFLNDIIDISLETKKYVLSIACRHATTSLSAKSFIENYLLIYKSVDEANLACKSNEYAILYTHLHDLCQAVQPNFLKPFLEVTLEYVIEKMNIESKESIESFQCIMSSYAQALKNQETYDANSTLLSTTLEKLLDKIDLTCNRFEYYFTAALELSITHLERMTSPKVWWEVTPCKLRNAIAIRAQLALKKVSDSPLTWLNEIIDDVASLTSVQTYFLEIMQKVQAQMRFDKSSINWVIDFTTQMQGLLMESQNHCDKVQFYCDVLFVSIVSLSGINDMLMKQDLLISSRDDRVQLFPEALMVLLNRQDWRHAIPQIMEWLNHMRTSPISSTCKFTFHRSLICLKHNAYYKEVWTKYLSIKTDINV from the exons ATGGACGAGGTAGATTACAAGTTAGACTCAGGGAATCCTGTTTTGATATCGCAC GCAATATCGAAGCTTTTCGATTccattaagaaaaaaaagaacgatcAACAGACGGATCATGTTTCAAAG ACAGCTGAATTTAAATTACTGTTAACCAAGCGAGATAGCGGAGATACCGTACTTAGTATATCCGCTTGTCAAGGCTTAATCGCTCTAGTAGAAAATGGATTATGGGATATTAGCGAAGCACTATCTACCTTCACGTCGAGTCTTTCCTCCATACG AAATTATACGGTTGCTGCCACGGCCCTAAGTCGCTTATTAATACTGGATCTCAAGTatgataaagaaaataaaatcatgTACCCATTTACTCTGCATGTACCACAGCATCCGTTTATAATGATTTTAACTCGGGATAAACGGAGCTGGCAAACTGTATTAAATCAAATGATGTTCATTATGAATCATCCGGATCCTCG AGTTAAAGAAAGCTGTATAGAAATGTTACGTCCCGTATTCTTGTATATTTTATGTAATCCCTCTGTGGATTCTGTGGACTGCTGTATGCAACAAGCATGGCAGCTTTTAATCAAATCGAAACATAGTATACATTTGCAGACTGAAATTTTACTGTGGCTGTGCACAGCTGAAACTTACTCCTGTATAAATGCAAACTACAGATTCTTAGAACTTTCAGAGAAAGCTTTACTAgagaagaataaagaatattgCACAGCTTTGTTGCCAATGATGGCATCTATGATCATACAACTGCTAAAACAAGGATCCGACCCGAAACCAAATTTCGATGCTATGTCTAGTATCATAAATTACTGTGACAACCGTATAGGAGATCTTGCGTTAGTATTGATGGCGGAAATAATTGTTTCGTGCCCAGCTATCTACTTGTACAATGCTATGCAAATGT GTGTACTTATAACGAGTAAACTGTGCTGTAGTGATATCTTCTTAAACGTTTTGCTAGCATCTATTTTAAAATGGATGGCATATCCATCCGTGCTATGTTCGGACGCTTTGGACGTGGCAAGAGATTTAATACAAACAATGTTCGCCAAAGCAAAACCTACGGAAAACAACGGCACGATATTTTCAAGCAGAATATTTACTATATTTACTTACTCCGACTCgcatattcaattttataccGAAATTATACGTTGTTTAAGTGTCTGGAAAGTAAACGATGTTATATCGTGGTTGAAGAGTATGTTAAATGTACCGTTCGACTTGaaagataaatgtaaattattgaTATCTGGTCTTCTTTTGCAAACACACGAGCCTCAGGTGACCGAGTTCTGTTGTAACGTACTCATTGATGTCGCAAAAGACAAAAAAGATTTTGGATCGCATGTATTGTCATTGATACTGCATAAATTAACAAAGTCTAGAAGTAgtttagaatcgaaatatttattactcGCTGTGCCAGAACTCGTTATTACCAAAGGAAACATTCCGATCATTACTCACACATTGGATACGCTGTTAAACGGTGGCAaacaattgaaatattttactatTGAATTGTACCTAAGAACACTTAGGAAAGAACCAAGATGTCACAGATTTGTGTCTACCGCGATAATTCGAATGATAAAAAGCGATCCGACCTGGTGCTCGGATGCAACTTGCACAAGAGCTATGAAGTATGTATGTGAAAATTATCCCGAACACGGCGAGAAACTGGTACCGTTGATATCGCAAATATTGAATCGTTCTACGAACATGAACGGAGGAACTGCGAGTGCACTCGCGCTCAAATGTATATCCGCTCTTTGCAAAGGATCGATAACAGATATCTGTTCGACTTGGAAAGTGCTGGCTCCTAAAatggagaaagagaaacgtcCTATTGTTTTAGAAAGCTTGTGCGAAATGTTTGGCGATATCACATCGTATCCATCGTCTCAACACGCCGAAGAATACGATGCATTGATCAACAACGTTGTATCAAAACTGTGGCAATACACATTGCACAACGACATCAAAGTCATCGAGGCTGCATTTAAAGCGCTAGCTTCCTATCGGCTGGAACAGATTCCCTTAAAAGCATTGCCAGCAGAATTTAGGAAAGATCTTGTATTACCAGCTGCATACGCGAAAACGCCAATTGATGCAGCCAGGAAGCCGGAGGATGTACTTCCGTACATACCTGCCACTTGTTGGATTCAGATGCTTCAAAGGGTAAATAAAATGGCATTGACATCAGCTGGAAATCTTTTAGTTTCTTTAATAACCGAAGAAGTGAATGGTTTTCGATCTGGAATCTACGTCTGGCCTAAAGGTGATCCAAATAACTTCAAATATTTGCCAGAGAAAAGTGTAATAAGAGGCGTCGGTGAATATTTGAGACGGTGCGACAAATCCGATTCCAGTAATCATCGTATAATTATTGAATGTTTGCGAATATTTGCCTACAAATATCCGAAACCATTGCCCAATATTAATTGGAGTTTTCTTAACGATATCATTGATATATCGCTCGAAACCAAGAAATACGTTCTCTCGATCGCGTGTCGTCACGCAACGACATCTCTGTCTGCCAAATCCTTTATAGAAAATTATCTGTTAATTTACAAGTCTGTGGATGAGGCGAACTTAGCTTGTAAAAGCAACGAGTACGCTATACTGTATACGCACCTCCATGATTTATGCCAAGCTGTACAACCAAATTTCCTTAAACCATTCTTGGAAGTCACATTGGAGTATGTAATTGAAAAGATGAATATTGAGAGCAAAGAATCGATAGAGTCGTTTCAATGCATCATGTCTTCATACGCGCAGGCATTGAAAAATCAGGAAACATACGATGCCAATTCTACATTACTGTCTACTACACTGGAAAAGCTTTTAGACAAAATAGATTTGACCTGCAATCGTTTTGAGTATTATTTTACAGCAGCTTTAGAATTGTCGATAACGCATCTGGAACGAATGACGTCCCCTAAAGTGTGGTGGGAAGTAACACCTTGTAAATTAAGAAATGCCATTGCAATCAGGGCTCAATTAGCTTTGAAGAAGGTTTCCGACTCTCCTTTAACTTGGTTAAACGAGATCATCGACGACGTTGCATCGTTGACTAG CGTACAAACTTATTTTCTCGAGATTATGCAAAAAGTGCAGGCTCAAATGCGATTTGATAAGTCCAGTATAAATTGGGTGATAGACTTCACAACTCAGATGCAAGGACTTTTGATGGAGTCTCAAAATCATTGTGATAAAGTACAATTTTATTGCGatgttttatttgtttccaTCGTTAGCTTGTCCGGTATAAATGATATGTTAATGAAACAAGATTTATTGATTTCATCGCGAGATGATCGAGTACAATTATTTCCTGAAGCTCTGATGGTTCTTTTAAACAGACAGGATTGGAGGCATGCAATTCCACAG ATTATGGAATGGTTGAATCATATGAGAACTAGCCCTATCTCTAGTACATGTAAGTTCACGTTTCATCGATCGTTAATATGTTTAAAACACAACGCGTATTATAAAGAGGTATGGACTAAATATTTATCTATTAAGACTGACATCAACGTCTGA
- the LOC114878737 gene encoding protein C1orf43 homolog, which translates to MTEELSGVTIVIFIAAGVLTILLLFIFAKRQIMRFALRSRRGPHIPIGHDALKSLKKEIERRIEVIPRIQYDPPLISDPRFIVTPRGQVPPHYYRLKAVDDVKILEAEITKYDSCLKRHPSENLRAYLLATLATPLNGTGQRLIHQFCDLYEHARHDPTEFGDEEYQVYTRLFLKLMDAARLLKSYPSSRKSSPSRTPIKKNVDTKRNVLEPRMKLPEDQILTGSRPNTLTVMALDNSETSV; encoded by the exons ATGACAGAGGAACTATCGGGTGTAACGATAGTGATATTTATCGCAGCTGGAgtattaacaatattattattgttcaTTTTTGCAAAACGACAAATTATGAGATTTGCATTGCGATCACGTCGCGGTCCTCATATTCCGATCGGACATGATGCGCTTAAG TCCCTCAAGAAGGAAATCGAGAGAAGAATAGAAGTAATCCCAAGAATTCAGTACGATCCGCCACTTATCAGCGATCCTCGATTTATCGTAACTCCCCGAGGACAAGTTCCACCCCATTATTATAGACTGAAAGCTGTAGATGATGTTAAAATTTTAG AAGCTGAAATTACTAAATATGATAGTTGTTTGAAAAGACATCCATCTGAAAATCTGAGAGCATATTTACTTGCTACATTAGCCACTCCATTGAATGGAACTGGACAACGATTGATCCATCAGTTCTGTGATTTGTATGAACATGCACGTCATGATCCAACAGAATTTGGAGATGAAGAGTACCAAGTATATACACGTTTGTTTCTCAAGTTAATGGACGC AGCTCGTTTATTAAAATCCTATCCAAGTAGTAGGAAATCTAGTCCGAGTCGTACGCCTATAAAAAAGAACGTTGATACGAAACGGAACGTGTTGGAACCGAGAATGAAATTACCGGAGGATCAAATATTAACTGGCTCGCGACCGAATACATTAACGGTCATGGCTCTAGATAATAGCGAAACATCTGTTTAG